Proteins found in one Serratia plymuthica genomic segment:
- the cysE gene encoding serine O-acetyltransferase has translation MSSEELEQVWKSIKSEARELAECEPMLASFFHATLLKHENLGSALSYILANKLANPIMPAIAVREVVEDAYLADKQMIASAARDILAVRLRDPAVDKYSTPLLYLKGFHALQAYRIGHWLWLQGRQALAIYLQNQISVAFGVDIHPAATIGCGIMLDHATGIVIGETAVVENDVSILQSVTLGGTGKTSGDRHPKIREGVMIGAGAKILGNIEVGKGAKIGAGSVVLQSIPPHTTAAGVPARLVGRPESDTPSMDMDQYFNGTNQGFEYGDGI, from the coding sequence ATGTCGTCAGAAGAGTTAGAGCAGGTCTGGAAGAGCATCAAATCAGAGGCGAGAGAGCTGGCTGAGTGTGAACCGATGCTGGCTAGCTTTTTCCATGCGACGTTGCTCAAGCATGAAAACCTGGGCAGTGCGCTCAGCTATATTCTGGCAAACAAGCTGGCAAACCCGATTATGCCGGCTATTGCGGTGCGTGAAGTGGTGGAAGACGCCTACCTTGCCGATAAGCAGATGATCGCCTCGGCTGCGCGCGATATTCTGGCGGTGCGCCTGCGCGACCCGGCGGTAGATAAATATTCGACGCCACTGCTGTATCTGAAAGGTTTCCATGCGCTACAGGCCTACCGTATCGGCCACTGGTTGTGGCTGCAGGGGCGTCAGGCGTTGGCGATTTACCTGCAAAATCAAATTTCGGTTGCCTTTGGCGTGGATATCCACCCGGCGGCTACCATCGGCTGCGGAATCATGCTCGACCATGCCACCGGCATCGTTATTGGTGAAACTGCAGTCGTAGAAAACGACGTGTCTATCCTGCAGTCGGTCACCCTTGGCGGTACCGGCAAAACCAGCGGCGATCGTCATCCGAAGATCCGGGAAGGCGTAATGATTGGCGCCGGGGCTAAAATTCTCGGCAATATCGAGGTGGGCAAAGGCGCAAAAATCGGCGCCGGCTCGGTAGTGTTGCAATCGATACCGCCGCATACCACTGCCGCCGGGGTGCCGGCGCGTCTCGTGGGGCGGCCGGAAAGCGATACGCCTTCGATGGATATGGATCAGTACTTCAACGGCACTAACCAGGGTTTTGAATACGGCGACGGCATCTAA
- the secB gene encoding protein-export chaperone SecB, producing the protein MSEQNSTEMAFQIQRIYTKDISFEAPNAPQVFQQEWQPEVKLDLDTASSQLADEVYEVVLRVTVTASLGEETAFLCEVQQAGIFSVAGIDGTQLAHCLGAYCPNILFPYARECITSLVSRGTFPQLNLAPVNFDALFMNYLQQQAEGEGAAPHQDA; encoded by the coding sequence ATGTCAGAACAAAACAGCACAGAGATGGCTTTCCAGATTCAGCGCATTTACACCAAGGATATCTCCTTCGAAGCGCCAAACGCTCCGCAGGTTTTCCAGCAGGAATGGCAGCCAGAAGTTAAACTGGATCTAGATACCGCTTCCAGCCAGCTGGCTGACGAAGTGTATGAAGTTGTACTGCGCGTAACCGTGACTGCGTCTCTGGGCGAAGAAACTGCGTTCCTGTGTGAAGTGCAGCAGGCGGGCATCTTCTCCGTTGCAGGCATCGACGGCACGCAGCTGGCGCATTGCCTGGGCGCATACTGCCCGAACATTCTGTTCCCGTATGCGCGTGAGTGCATCACCAGCCTGGTTTCTCGCGGCACGTTCCCGCAGCTGAACCTGGCACCGGTTAACTTCGACGCGCTGTTCATGAACTATCTGCAACAGCAGGCGGAAGGCGAAGGTGCCGCACCACATCAGGATGCCTGA
- the cpxA gene encoding envelope stress sensor histidine kinase CpxA yields MINSLTARIFAIFWFTLALVLMLVLMVPKLDSRQMTSLLDSEQRQGLMVEQHVEAELQNDPANDLMWWRRLFRAIEKWAPPGQRLLLVTSEGRVIGNMQRNEMQLVRNFIGQSDNSDHPKKKKYGRVELVGPFSVRDGEDNYQLYLIRPANSPQSDFINLMFDRPLLLLIVTMLISAPLLLWLAWSLAKPARKLKNAADDVARGNLKQHPELEAGPQEFLATGASFNQMVSALERMMTAQQRLISDISHELRTPLTRLQLATALMRRRHGEGHELARIETEAQRLDSMINDLLVLSRGQQKSELARERLLANELWADVLDDAGFEAEQMGKHLEVTSPPGPWTLFGNPGALDSALENIVRNALRYSHTRIAVAFSADNQGITIVVDDDGPGVSEEDREQIFRPFYRTDEARDRASGGTGLGLAIVEAAVNQHRGWVKAEDSPLGGLRLILWLPLHQR; encoded by the coding sequence ATGATCAACAGTTTGACGGCACGCATCTTCGCCATTTTTTGGTTCACATTAGCCCTGGTGCTGATGCTGGTGTTGATGGTGCCCAAGCTCGACTCCCGCCAAATGACCTCGCTGCTGGACAGCGAGCAGCGGCAGGGATTAATGGTAGAGCAGCACGTCGAGGCCGAGTTGCAAAACGATCCGGCCAACGATCTGATGTGGTGGCGGCGTTTATTCCGCGCCATCGAAAAATGGGCTCCGCCAGGGCAGCGCCTGCTTCTGGTCACCAGCGAAGGCCGCGTGATTGGCAACATGCAACGCAACGAAATGCAGTTGGTGCGTAACTTTATCGGCCAGTCTGATAATTCTGATCATCCGAAGAAGAAAAAATACGGCCGCGTCGAACTGGTCGGCCCGTTCTCAGTGCGCGACGGCGAGGACAATTATCAGCTGTATCTCATTCGTCCTGCCAACAGCCCGCAATCCGATTTTATCAACCTGATGTTCGACCGGCCGCTGCTGCTGCTGATCGTCACCATGCTGATCAGCGCCCCCTTGCTGCTGTGGCTGGCCTGGAGCCTGGCAAAACCGGCGCGCAAGTTGAAAAACGCCGCCGATGACGTCGCGCGCGGCAACCTGAAACAGCATCCGGAGCTGGAAGCCGGGCCTCAAGAGTTTCTGGCCACCGGCGCCAGCTTCAACCAGATGGTTAGTGCGCTGGAACGCATGATGACCGCCCAGCAGCGGCTAATCTCAGACATCTCGCATGAGCTGCGCACGCCGCTCACCCGCCTGCAGCTGGCTACTGCGCTGATGCGCCGACGTCACGGTGAAGGGCATGAGCTGGCTCGCATCGAAACCGAGGCTCAACGTCTGGACTCGATGATCAACGATCTGCTGGTGCTGTCGCGCGGGCAGCAGAAAAGCGAGTTGGCGCGTGAGCGGCTGCTGGCCAACGAACTCTGGGCCGACGTGCTGGATGACGCCGGATTCGAAGCCGAGCAAATGGGTAAACATCTGGAAGTCACCTCCCCTCCAGGCCCCTGGACACTGTTCGGCAACCCAGGCGCTTTAGACAGCGCGCTGGAAAACATCGTGCGTAATGCTCTGCGCTATTCACACACGCGCATTGCCGTGGCATTCAGCGCCGACAATCAGGGCATCACCATTGTGGTCGACGACGACGGCCCTGGCGTCAGCGAGGAAGATCGCGAGCAGATTTTCCGGCCGTTCTATCGCACCGACGAAGCCCGCGATCGCGCTTCGGGCGGCACCGGCCTGGGCCTGGCGATTGTAGAGGCGGCAGTCAATCAACATCGCGGCTGGGTGAAAGCGGAAGACAGCCCGCTTGGCGGCCTGCGGCTGATACTGTGGCTACCGCTGCACCAGCGTTGA
- a CDS encoding CHAD domain-containing protein, translating into MAFTESIIAQFRRLENALNQALSRLQDPMDTEALHDVRINLRRIRSLLRPLRGLPGIAPLDNAAASLGKLTTPIRDLEVLIAELARHQLEWQTNVRKTELQSRNLALASHPLLFRFPKLLHGWPKNFRRAKRRHAKRRVAQRLSRQVKQLRLALADAHYDRHLLRLLIKRVRYAADTYPQFALITPQAAACLKTAQSALGDWHDRFVWCRQAENQQDLWPLLPEWQEAQETTLERAEAELFALSRALNL; encoded by the coding sequence ATGGCTTTCACAGAGAGTATCATCGCCCAGTTTCGCAGGCTCGAAAACGCGCTAAATCAGGCGCTGTCGCGTTTACAGGACCCGATGGACACCGAGGCTCTGCATGATGTGCGCATCAACCTGCGGCGCATCAGGAGCCTGCTGAGGCCCTTGCGTGGTTTACCCGGCATCGCACCGCTCGACAACGCCGCCGCCAGCCTGGGGAAACTCACCACGCCGATACGCGATTTGGAAGTGCTGATTGCCGAGCTGGCGCGACATCAACTAGAGTGGCAGACCAACGTCCGCAAAACCGAACTGCAAAGCCGCAACCTCGCTCTGGCGTCACATCCCTTGCTGTTCCGCTTTCCCAAATTGCTGCATGGCTGGCCGAAAAACTTCCGGCGGGCCAAACGCCGGCACGCAAAACGCCGCGTTGCTCAGCGCCTGTCCCGGCAGGTTAAACAATTGCGTCTGGCGCTGGCCGACGCGCACTACGATCGCCACCTGCTGCGCCTGCTGATCAAACGGGTGCGCTATGCTGCCGACACCTATCCCCAATTCGCACTTATCACGCCACAAGCCGCCGCCTGCCTGAAAACGGCGCAAAGCGCATTGGGCGACTGGCACGATCGTTTTGTCTGGTGCCGGCAAGCCGAGAATCAGCAAGATCTCTGGCCGCTGCTGCCAGAATGGCAGGAAGCCCAGGAAACGACGCTGGAGAGAGCCGAAGCTGAATTGTTTGCGCTCTCGCGAGCCCTCAACCTCTAA
- a CDS encoding rhodanese-like domain-containing protein: MLQEIMQFVSKHPILSLAWIGLLVAVIVMTFKSRFSKVKEIARGEATRLINKEDAVVVDTRSRDDFRKGHLANAINLTASEIKSGSLGELEKHKAQPIIVVCANGTASREPAENLSKAGFENVAMLKDGIAGWSGENLPLVRGK; encoded by the coding sequence ATGCTGCAAGAAATTATGCAATTCGTTAGCAAGCATCCCATACTGAGCCTGGCTTGGATTGGCTTGCTGGTTGCCGTGATCGTCATGACGTTCAAAAGCCGTTTCTCCAAGGTGAAAGAGATCGCGCGTGGTGAAGCCACCCGCCTGATTAATAAAGAAGATGCGGTGGTGGTCGATACCCGCAGCCGTGATGATTTCCGTAAAGGCCACCTGGCCAACGCCATCAACCTGACGGCGAGCGAAATCAAAAGCGGCAGCCTGGGCGAACTGGAAAAACACAAGGCTCAGCCGATCATCGTGGTTTGCGCCAACGGCACCGCGTCCCGCGAGCCGGCGGAAAACCTGAGCAAGGCTGGTTTTGAAAACGTGGCCATGCTGAAAGACGGTATTGCCGGCTGGAGCGGGGAAAACCTGCCGTTAGTGCGCGGTAAGTAA
- the gpmM gene encoding 2,3-bisphosphoglycerate-independent phosphoglycerate mutase, translating into MSSNKKPMVLVILDGYGHREEQQDNAILNAKTPVMDRLWQRQPHTLIAASGLDVGLPDGQMGNSEVGHVNLGAGRIVYQDLTRLDKEIKDGDFFANPTLTAAVDKAVQAGKAVHIMGLLSPGGVHSHEDHILAMIELAAQRGAKAVYLHAFLDGRDTPPRSAENSLQRVSDAFAKLGAGRIASLIGRYYAMDRDNRWDRVQLAYDLLTQAQGDYVTDNAVAALQAAYERGENDEFVKPTVLQAAGEASAALQDGDALIFMNFRADRARQIVRAFVNADFDGFPRARVVNFGDFVMLTEYAADIKTPCAYPPASLSNTFGEWLMKHDKTQLRISETEKYAHVTFFYNGGVEEPFKGEERVLVNSPKVATYDLQPEMSSAELTDKLLSAISSGKYDAIICNYPNGDMVGHTGVYDAAVKAVETLDSCIAQVVEAVKAVDGQLLITADHGNAEQMRDPATGQAHTAHTSLPVPLIYIGKPAHAVSGGKLSDIAPTMLALMGMEIPKEMTGKPLFIVE; encoded by the coding sequence ATGTCGAGTAACAAAAAGCCGATGGTGCTGGTGATCCTGGACGGCTACGGCCACCGGGAGGAACAGCAGGACAATGCCATTCTGAACGCCAAAACGCCGGTGATGGATCGCCTGTGGCAACGGCAGCCGCATACCCTGATTGCCGCTTCCGGTCTGGACGTGGGCTTGCCTGACGGCCAGATGGGCAACTCGGAGGTCGGCCACGTCAACCTGGGTGCCGGGCGCATCGTTTATCAGGATTTGACCCGACTGGACAAAGAAATCAAAGACGGCGACTTTTTCGCCAACCCGACGCTGACGGCGGCGGTCGACAAGGCCGTACAGGCGGGCAAAGCGGTGCATATCATGGGCCTGCTGTCGCCGGGCGGCGTGCACAGCCACGAAGACCATATTTTGGCCATGATTGAACTGGCCGCTCAACGCGGCGCGAAAGCCGTGTACCTGCACGCCTTCCTGGACGGCCGAGACACCCCGCCACGCAGCGCAGAAAACTCGCTGCAGCGCGTTAGCGACGCCTTCGCCAAACTGGGGGCCGGGCGCATCGCCTCGCTGATTGGCCGCTATTACGCCATGGACCGCGACAACCGCTGGGACCGCGTCCAACTGGCTTATGATCTGCTGACTCAGGCTCAGGGCGACTACGTGACCGATAACGCCGTTGCCGCTCTGCAGGCCGCTTACGAGCGTGGCGAAAACGACGAGTTCGTGAAACCGACCGTGCTCCAGGCCGCCGGTGAAGCCTCTGCCGCTCTGCAGGATGGCGACGCGCTGATTTTCATGAACTTCCGCGCCGATCGCGCGCGCCAGATCGTGCGCGCCTTCGTGAATGCCGATTTCGACGGATTCCCCCGCGCCAGGGTGGTGAACTTCGGTGATTTCGTGATGCTGACCGAATACGCCGCCGACATCAAAACCCCTTGCGCCTATCCGCCGGCGTCGTTGAGCAACACCTTCGGCGAATGGCTGATGAAGCACGACAAAACCCAGTTGCGCATCTCGGAAACCGAAAAATACGCGCACGTCACTTTCTTCTATAACGGCGGGGTGGAAGAACCGTTCAAAGGCGAAGAACGCGTGCTGGTCAACTCGCCGAAGGTCGCCACCTACGATCTGCAACCGGAAATGAGTTCGGCCGAGCTGACCGACAAACTGCTGAGTGCCATCAGCAGCGGCAAATACGACGCCATTATCTGCAACTATCCGAACGGCGACATGGTGGGCCATACCGGCGTCTATGACGCGGCGGTGAAAGCGGTGGAAACCCTCGATAGTTGCATCGCGCAGGTCGTGGAGGCCGTTAAGGCCGTCGACGGGCAACTGTTGATCACCGCCGATCACGGCAACGCCGAACAAATGCGCGATCCGGCCACCGGCCAGGCGCATACCGCCCACACCAGCCTGCCGGTGCCGCTGATTTACATCGGTAAGCCTGCTCACGCGGTCAGCGGCGGCAAGCTTTCCGACATCGCGCCAACCATGCTGGCACTGATGGGAATGGAAATCCCGAAAGAGATGACTGGTAAGCCGCTGTTCATCGTGGAATAA
- the trmL gene encoding tRNA (uridine(34)/cytosine(34)/5-carboxymethylaminomethyluridine(34)-2'-O)-methyltransferase TrmL produces the protein MLNIVLFEPEIPPNTGNIIRLCANTGFQLHLIEPMGFPWDDKRLRRAGLDYHEFANIRRHADYAAFIASENPQRLFALTTKGTPAHSAVSYQAGDYLLFGPETRGLPAEILEALPAQQKIRIPMQAQSRSMNLSNAVAVVVYEAWRQLDYAGALIKP, from the coding sequence ATGCTGAATATCGTTTTATTTGAACCTGAAATTCCACCCAATACCGGCAATATTATCCGCCTGTGCGCCAATACCGGCTTTCAGTTACATCTGATAGAGCCGATGGGCTTCCCATGGGATGACAAACGGCTGCGCCGCGCCGGGCTGGATTATCATGAATTCGCCAATATCCGGCGCCACGCCGATTACGCCGCGTTTATCGCCAGCGAAAACCCGCAGCGGCTGTTTGCCCTGACCACCAAAGGGACTCCAGCGCACAGCGCAGTCAGCTATCAGGCCGGCGACTACCTGCTGTTCGGGCCGGAAACCCGCGGTTTGCCCGCAGAGATCCTCGAAGCCTTGCCTGCACAGCAGAAAATCCGCATTCCGATGCAGGCGCAAAGCCGCAGCATGAACCTGTCGAATGCCGTCGCAGTGGTGGTATACGAAGCCTGGCGGCAGTTGGACTATGCCGGCGCCCTGATTAAACCTTAA
- the grxC gene encoding glutaredoxin 3, with translation MANIDIYTKATCPFCHRAKALLNGKGAAFNEIAIDGDNEKREAMIARSGRTTVPQIFIDGRHIGGCDDLYELDARGGLDPLL, from the coding sequence ATGGCTAACATTGATATCTACACCAAAGCGACCTGCCCGTTCTGCCATCGCGCCAAAGCGCTGCTGAACGGTAAGGGCGCGGCGTTTAACGAAATCGCCATTGATGGCGATAATGAAAAACGCGAAGCGATGATTGCGCGCAGTGGGCGCACCACCGTGCCTCAGATTTTCATCGATGGCCGACACATCGGCGGCTGCGATGATTTATATGAACTCGATGCTCGTGGTGGCCTGGATCCGTTGCTTTAA
- a CDS encoding divergent polysaccharide deacetylase family protein, whose amino-acid sequence MRYIKTRTVVLIGCLLQVCAAQAGKLSIVIDDVGYRPHEEDAVLQMPTAISVAVLPNAPHARLMATRAHSQGREVLIHMPMAPLSKQPLERDTLQPSMSSEEIQRIMRNAVNNVPYAVGMNNHMGSAMTSSLPGMQKVMLALESYRLYFLDSMTIGNSQATRAAAGTGVKVIKRKVFLDDTANEADIRRQFNRAVELARRNGSAIAIGHPRPATVKVLQQMLPTLPADIVLVKPSSLLNEPQGNSGGGSYVPPPVKPQKPQPKNPFTGGIKQCKVKLPKEKVNAGKAISVIGESVAQSPAAEFIKRQWHRWVGSAPDKPKA is encoded by the coding sequence TTGCGTTATATCAAAACCCGTACTGTCGTATTGATTGGCTGTCTGTTGCAGGTTTGCGCCGCGCAGGCAGGGAAGTTATCCATCGTTATCGATGATGTAGGCTATCGCCCGCACGAGGAAGACGCCGTGCTGCAAATGCCGACGGCGATCTCCGTTGCCGTGCTGCCCAATGCCCCCCACGCCCGTTTAATGGCCACCCGCGCTCACAGCCAGGGCCGGGAAGTGCTAATCCATATGCCTATGGCGCCGCTCAGCAAACAGCCATTGGAGCGCGATACGCTGCAACCTTCCATGAGCAGCGAAGAGATCCAGCGCATCATGCGCAATGCGGTGAATAACGTGCCTTACGCGGTGGGGATGAACAACCACATGGGCAGCGCCATGACCTCTAGCCTGCCGGGCATGCAGAAAGTCATGCTGGCGCTCGAAAGCTACCGTTTGTATTTTCTCGATAGCATGACCATCGGCAATAGCCAGGCCACGCGCGCCGCCGCAGGTACCGGAGTGAAGGTCATCAAACGCAAGGTATTCCTGGACGATACGGCCAACGAGGCCGATATTCGCCGCCAGTTCAACCGTGCGGTCGAATTGGCGCGGCGCAACGGTTCCGCCATCGCGATTGGCCACCCACGCCCGGCAACGGTGAAGGTGCTGCAGCAAATGCTGCCGACGTTACCGGCCGATATCGTGCTGGTGAAACCCAGTTCGCTGCTGAATGAACCGCAGGGCAACAGCGGCGGCGGCAGTTATGTTCCACCTCCGGTCAAGCCGCAGAAACCGCAGCCGAAGAACCCGTTCACCGGCGGTATCAAGCAGTGCAAGGTCAAATTGCCGAAGGAAAAAGTCAACGCAGGCAAGGCGATAAGCGTGATCGGCGAAAGCGTGGCACAGTCGCCGGCGGCAGAGTTTATCAAGCGTCAGTGGCATCGCTGGGTCGGCTCGGCGCCAGACAAACCGAAAGCATAA
- the envC gene encoding murein hydrolase activator EnvC, which produces MREKAFFALSRVTRSANAGSQPLPERTAPRKLTTMCASVFYAGVLLLPLAGQAAEDNKSQLKDIQQSIAEKEKAVKQQQQQRSSLQDQLKQQEKTIAQASRLLRETQSTLGQLGKDISGLNASIAKLQKQQSTQQEILAKQLDAAFRQGQHSAVQLILSGEESQRSERILAYFGYLNEARQQTIEELKQTRAELAKQKTTLVTKQGQQKSLLGEQQTQQQKLEQARGARKQTLTALEASLEKDQQRLVELRQNETRMRDKIARAEREARARAEREAREAAKVREQVRAKEQQAKKTGTSYKPSEADRSLMARTGGLGRPGGQAIWPVRGRTLHNFGEQLQGELRWKGMVISAAEGSEVKAIADGRVLLADWLQGYGLVVVIEHGKGDMSLYGYNQSALVNVGAQVRAGQPIALVGTSGGQGTPSLYFEIRRQGQAVNPLPWLGR; this is translated from the coding sequence ATGAGGGAGAAGGCGTTTTTTGCACTATCAAGGGTAACCCGAAGCGCAAACGCAGGCAGCCAGCCGCTGCCTGAACGCACCGCGCCAAGGAAGTTGACCACCATGTGCGCCAGCGTATTTTACGCTGGCGTCTTGCTGTTGCCGTTAGCCGGACAGGCGGCGGAAGACAACAAATCCCAGCTCAAAGATATCCAGCAAAGCATCGCCGAAAAAGAGAAGGCGGTTAAACAGCAGCAGCAACAACGCAGTTCATTGCAGGATCAGCTTAAACAGCAGGAAAAAACCATCGCGCAGGCCAGCCGCCTGCTGCGTGAAACCCAGAGCACATTGGGCCAACTGGGGAAAGACATTTCCGGCCTGAATGCTTCCATCGCCAAGCTGCAAAAGCAGCAGTCCACTCAGCAAGAGATCCTCGCCAAACAGCTCGACGCCGCTTTCCGCCAAGGGCAACACAGCGCAGTGCAACTGATCCTCAGCGGTGAGGAGAGCCAACGCAGCGAGCGTATTCTGGCTTACTTCGGCTATCTGAACGAGGCGCGTCAGCAAACCATCGAAGAGCTGAAGCAAACCCGCGCCGAGCTGGCAAAGCAAAAAACCACGCTGGTGACCAAACAGGGTCAACAGAAATCGTTGCTGGGCGAACAGCAGACGCAACAACAGAAGCTGGAGCAAGCGCGTGGCGCACGTAAGCAAACGCTGACCGCACTGGAAGCCTCGCTGGAAAAAGATCAGCAGCGGCTGGTGGAACTGCGTCAGAACGAAACCCGCATGCGCGATAAAATTGCCCGTGCTGAACGCGAGGCCCGCGCCCGTGCCGAACGCGAAGCGCGTGAAGCCGCCAAGGTGCGTGAGCAAGTGCGCGCCAAAGAACAGCAGGCGAAGAAAACCGGCACCAGCTACAAACCTAGCGAAGCCGACCGATCGCTGATGGCCCGTACCGGCGGCCTCGGCAGACCGGGCGGGCAGGCGATATGGCCGGTTCGTGGCCGTACCTTGCACAACTTCGGTGAACAGTTGCAAGGTGAATTGCGCTGGAAAGGCATGGTGATCTCGGCCGCCGAAGGCAGCGAAGTGAAAGCCATAGCCGACGGTCGCGTATTGCTGGCCGACTGGCTGCAAGGCTACGGTCTGGTGGTAGTGATCGAGCACGGAAAGGGTGACATGAGCCTGTATGGCTACAACCAGAGCGCGTTGGTCAACGTCGGGGCGCAGGTCCGCGCCGGTCAGCCGATAGCCTTGGTAGGTACCAGCGGGGGTCAGGGAACGCCGTCGCTTTATTTCGAAATCCGTCGTCAGGGCCAGGCGGTTAACCCACTACCGTGGTTGGGAAGATAG
- the gpsA gene encoding NAD(P)H-dependent glycerol-3-phosphate dehydrogenase, whose translation MNTVNASMTVIGAGSYGTALAITLARNGHPVVLWGHNPEQIQKLQHDRCNQAFLPDVAFPDTLLLEADLARALAASRDVLVVVPSHVFGDVLHQLKPHLRPDARIVWATKGLEAETGRLLQDVAREVLGDDIPLAVVSGPTFAKELAAGLPTAIALASTDAQFAEDLQQLLHCGKSFRVYSNPDFIGVQLGGAVKNVIAIGAGMSDGIGFGANARTALITRGLAEMSRLGSALGADPSTFMGMAGLGDLVLTCTDNQSRNRRFGIMLGQGKGVQEAQDSIGQVVEGYRNTKEVLALAQRHGVEMPITEQIYQVLYCHKNAREAALSLLGRTRKDEKHSV comes from the coding sequence ATGAACACCGTCAATGCTTCAATGACTGTTATCGGTGCCGGCTCGTACGGCACCGCATTAGCCATTACGCTGGCGCGTAACGGCCACCCCGTGGTGCTTTGGGGGCATAACCCCGAGCAAATTCAAAAATTGCAGCACGATCGCTGCAACCAGGCGTTTCTTCCCGACGTAGCCTTCCCCGACACGCTGTTGCTCGAAGCCGATCTGGCGCGTGCGCTGGCTGCCAGCCGCGATGTGCTGGTGGTGGTGCCAAGCCATGTGTTCGGCGACGTATTGCACCAGTTGAAACCGCATCTGCGCCCGGATGCCCGCATCGTGTGGGCGACCAAAGGGCTGGAAGCGGAAACCGGCCGGTTGCTGCAGGACGTGGCGCGAGAAGTGCTGGGCGATGATATTCCGCTGGCGGTGGTCTCGGGGCCAACGTTCGCCAAAGAGTTGGCCGCTGGGCTGCCGACCGCGATTGCGCTGGCTTCCACCGATGCTCAGTTCGCTGAAGATCTGCAACAGCTGCTGCACTGCGGCAAAAGTTTCCGCGTTTACAGCAACCCCGATTTTATCGGCGTGCAGCTGGGCGGGGCGGTGAAGAACGTGATTGCCATCGGCGCCGGGATGTCGGACGGCATCGGCTTTGGCGCTAATGCGCGTACAGCATTGATTACCCGTGGCCTGGCGGAAATGAGCCGCCTCGGTTCCGCTCTGGGTGCCGATCCGTCGACCTTCATGGGCATGGCCGGTTTGGGCGATCTGGTGCTGACCTGCACCGATAATCAATCGCGTAACCGCCGCTTCGGTATTATGCTGGGGCAGGGAAAAGGCGTGCAAGAAGCGCAAGACAGCATCGGTCAGGTGGTCGAAGGCTACCGTAATACCAAAGAGGTGTTGGCGCTGGCGCAACGGCACGGTGTGGAAATGCCGATTACCGAGCAGATTTATCAGGTGCTGTATTGCCATAAAAATGCCCGGGAAGCCGCGTTGAGCCTGTTGGGGCGTACCAGAAAAGACGAAAAGCACAGCGTCTGA
- a CDS encoding DUF3313 domain-containing protein encodes MKKKRLSVAMAVLATGLLLAGCSSKVANKQQYSGFLSDYSKLQETESATGHKTLRWIDPTFKESNYRGVYFSPVTYYPAAKPTARVNQDTLNKIKDYANMRINAALSERMTVLPSPSGSRVLLAKVAITAVSAENEDVKFYEVTPVTAVIASTMAVSGHRTQNTTLFLEAQLIDQDTGKTVMEVVRKGYGKTVSNDSAPVTANEVKAAIDNMVTDIVKFPKQG; translated from the coding sequence ATGAAAAAAAAACGCTTGAGCGTTGCCATGGCGGTACTGGCAACAGGCCTGTTATTGGCGGGCTGTTCGTCTAAAGTAGCAAATAAGCAGCAGTATTCAGGTTTTCTGAGCGATTACAGCAAACTGCAGGAAACCGAATCAGCCACCGGCCATAAAACGCTGCGTTGGATCGACCCTACCTTTAAAGAATCCAATTATCGGGGCGTCTATTTTTCTCCTGTGACCTATTACCCGGCAGCCAAACCGACGGCACGCGTCAACCAGGATACGCTGAACAAAATCAAAGACTACGCCAATATGCGAATCAACGCCGCACTGAGCGAGCGAATGACCGTGCTGCCAAGCCCGTCGGGATCGCGCGTGCTGCTCGCCAAGGTGGCGATCACCGCCGTGTCGGCTGAAAATGAAGATGTGAAGTTCTATGAAGTGACCCCGGTTACCGCAGTGATAGCCAGCACCATGGCCGTCAGCGGGCACCGCACGCAAAACACCACGCTGTTCCTCGAAGCGCAACTGATCGATCAGGATACCGGCAAAACGGTGATGGAAGTGGTGCGTAAGGGCTATGGCAAGACCGTCAGCAATGACTCCGCGCCGGTGACGGCGAACGAGGTCAAAGCGGCAATCGATAACATGGTTACCGATATCGTGAAATTCCCGAAACAGGGTTAA